One Silene latifolia isolate original U9 population chromosome 4, ASM4854445v1, whole genome shotgun sequence DNA segment encodes these proteins:
- the LOC141653076 gene encoding uncharacterized protein LOC141653076, with protein sequence MKGSCETEKNSEPCTMELEEDHQNQNHEQDSFIWDENSQLYYHPRSGFYHDPNAGWYYSTSDGLYYKFEDGNYVLLDTNKDCQSMINGQGIIALDDSSGQNTGGLENDQQKEVNEDYIECSSTEVPENLPPPSEWLEDTLIELYLSGYSTGTPNAAETLLPYEQDADMNSSPLATDANNALHVQQDGELSSDHQAPTASSAAVICEEISWEEENWRAQYGQVVQQEDESRPECHVVDIWDWSMNQEIQKDGNDQVARLLGSLVKPSSSLHPSITSHARRFKTAPICRVHLDLVQVRSGQVYKLRSPNVGYLATLSSYDASNPTKGWGFPELSNEETWEGRDAKTPCHVSSKQNESSFLDRTSTSKKHKTCIYRDRAAERRTFHKEFGEAMGDESSDEVDRSSECPEEAAAESLEMSLGVGSYAQKILKNMGWKEGEGLGKSQQGMRKPLQGTANKGTAGLGWPFGRSL encoded by the exons ATGAAAGGAAGTTGCGAAACTGAGAAAAATTCCGAGCCATGTACCATGGAACTGGAAGAAGatcaccaaaatcaaaatcatgaACAAGATTCTTTTATTTGGGACGAAAATTCCCAGCTTTACTATCATCCAAG AAGTGGATTTTATCATGACCCAAATGCTGGGTGGTATTACAGTACAAGTGATGGACTTTACTACAAATTTGAGGATGGAAATTATGTACTTTTAGATACTAATAAG GACTGCCAATCCATGATCAATGGCCAAGGCATCATTGCTTTGGATGACTCAAGTGGACAAAACACTGGTGGGCTAGAGAACGATCAACAGAAAGAAGTGAATGAAG ACTATATAGAGTGCAGTAGCACTGAAGTGCCTGAAAATCTTCCCCCGCCATCTGAATG GTTAGAAGACACATTAATTGAACTTTATTTATCGGGTTATTCCACTGGAACACCTAATGCTGCCGAGACGTTACTGCCTTATGAACAAGATGCTGATATGAACAGCTCTCCGTTAGCAACTGATG CAAACAATGCACTCCATGTGCAGCAAGATGGCGAGTTGAGTTCCGATCATCAAGCCCCAACCGCCTCAAGTGCAGCTGTTATCTGTGAAG AAATTTCTTGGGAGGAAGAAAACTGGCGAGCTCAGTATGGCCAAGTTGTCCAACAGGAGGATGAGTCAAGGCCAGAATGTCATGTTGTCGATATATGGGATTGGTCAATGAATCAAGAGATCCAAAAAGACGGAAATGATCAAGTGGCCAGACTGCTCGGGTCGTTAGTGAAGCCTTCCTCTAGCCTTCATCCTTCTATAACTTCTCATGCTAGACGTTTCAAAACAGCTCCAATATGCAGGGTTCATCTTGATTTAGTGCAGGTTAGATCAG GGCAAGTGTATAAGCTGAGGAGCCCTAATGTCGGATACCTAGCTACCTTGTCAAGTTATGATGCATCAAACCCAACCAAGGGGTGGGGATTTCCTGAGCTATCCAATGAAGAGACCTGGGAAGGCCGTGATGCTAAGACACCATGCCATGTTTCCTCTAAGCAGAATGAGAGCTCCTTCCTCGATAGAACCTCTACTAGTAAAAAG CATAAAACTTGCATATATAGGGACAGAGCTGCCGAAAGAAGAACATTTCACAAGGAGTTTGGTGAGGCCATGGGAGATGAGTCATCAGATGAAGTAGATAGATCATCAGAATGTCCTGAGGAAGCTGCTGCCGAATCCTTAGAGATGTCGCTTGGAGTGGGAAGTTACGCCCAAAAGATTCTCAAAAATATGGGCTGGAAAGAG GGTGAAGGACTTGGCAAAAGCCAACAAGGAATGAGAAAGCCACTACAGGGAACCGCGAATAAGGGTACTGCTGGTTTGGGGTGGCCTTTTGGACGGAGCTTATAA